The Cloeon dipterum chromosome 3, ieCloDipt1.1, whole genome shotgun sequence genome includes a region encoding these proteins:
- the LOC135939307 gene encoding COA8 family protein Y39B6A.34, mitochondrial translates to MYRLRQISMRTADLNPSCSLSALLKRAAATGPNSSSKHADGSSFVIQAVGEKDMVGPPDKVSNIRPIRFHIPANESPVEKEYRLTRQQVLQWNQDFWSNHNTKFIKERNDFIENEQRKKGNNDPLSADEMSVFYKRFLDNNWQVHVKYNAEWYKKNIGLMLQSFKILVLKSFGRLNRSS, encoded by the exons ATGTATCGACTGCGGCAAATTTCAATGAGAACGGCAGATTTG aatccctcctgctcattgtcagcgtTGTTGAAACGAGCTGCCGCTACTGGTCCAAACTCTTCAAGTAAACATGCGGATGGCAGCAGCTTCGTTATACAAGCTGTTGGCGAGAAGGACATGGTTGGCCCCCCAGACAAAGTCTCAAACATTCGGCCCATCAGGTTTCACATACCAGCAAACGAGTCGCCAGTGGAAAAGGAATACAGGCTGACGAGACAGCAAGTTTTGCAGTGGAATCAAGATTTCTGGAGTAACCACAACACAAAGTTTATAAAA GagagaaatgattttattgaaaatgagcAAAGGAAAAAGGGCAATAATGATCCTCTGAGTGCAGATGAGATGTCTGTATTTTACAAGCGATTCCTCGACAACAACTGGCAAGTGCACGTCAAATACAACGCAGAATGGTACAAGAAAAATATCGGTCTGATGCTGCAGTCTTTTAAAATACTCGTTTTGAAATCATTTGGCAGGCTCAATCGGTCATCGtag